In one Choloepus didactylus isolate mChoDid1 chromosome 1, mChoDid1.pri, whole genome shotgun sequence genomic region, the following are encoded:
- the LOC119542044 gene encoding thioredoxin domain-containing protein 17-like, translating into MAQYEEVCVSSFEEFSQAVEQHNGKTYFTGSKDAGGESWCPDRVQAEPVIREALKCVSEGCVSIYCQVGERPYWKDPNNDFRKKLKVTAVPTLLKYGTSQKLVESECLQASLVEMLFSED; encoded by the coding sequence ATGGCTCAGTATGAGGAAGTGTGTGTGTCCAGCTTTGAAGAGTTCAGCCAGGCTGTGGAGCAACATAATGGCAAGACCTACTTTACGGGTTCTAAGGACGCTGGAGGGGAAAGCTGGTGCCCGGACCGTGTGCAGGCTGAACCAGTCATACGAGAGGCGCTGAAGTGTGTTAGTGAAGGATGTGTGTCCATCTACTGCCAAGTAGGAGAAAGACCTTATTGGAAAGATCCAAATAATGACTTCAGAAAAAAGCTGAAAGTAACTGCAGTGCCTACACTACTAAAATATGGGACATCTCAAAAACTGGTAGAATCTGAGTGTCTTCAGGCCAGCCTCGTGGAGATGCTGTTCTCTGAAGATTAA